The Acidobacteriota bacterium genome includes the window TCCGTGATGCCATCCTTCAGGAAGTACAGCAGGGTAAGGGCGACGGCGCCACCGATCCAGCAGCAGACGGCGACCAGATGGAATCCCTTCAGCCATTTGAGGCCGGTCGCAGTGAGTTTCACCATTGCGCTTCCCGATTCACGTCTACACTTTGACTTCGAACTGGGTGATTATAGTTCAATTTTCACGGAAAACAGCAACGATCCGCTCGCCATTCGGCCGGCGAGAGAATCAGTCCGACTCCGGAATTTGTCGATGCAGGGATAGGAGATCGACGGCGGAGATGCGACCATCACCGTCAGTGTCCCCTCCGGAACCGGCCGTAGGCGGCACGGTGACATTGGCGGCGATGGTGTGGGCCAGCCAGGCCCGGTCGTCCACCGTTAACCGACCGTCGCCATCGATGTCGTACCGGCTGGGCATCTGGAGAACGAGCCGGGAGGGGTGCGCCGCGTCGTGATGCACTGAGTTCGCGGCCACGAGCAACGGGCCGTCCTCATACATTGCCCCGCCGTCGTTACGATTGCGGTCGAAGTGGGGGTAGTCGGCCGAGGCGATCACGATCCGCAACCGGTGGCCGGCTGGTAACGTCAGGGCCAGGTTCTGCAACGGCACCGTGACCAGGTAGGCCGCCCCGGGGGTCATCAAAACTTCGGTGGCGTAAGAATCGCGGAAGCGCATCCGCCGGATACCTTGAGCGAGGATGAAGGACCGGCCGTCGAGGTAGACATCGGTCAGCCGGATGGCAAAGTCGGTATCCGGCCGGTCGGAGGACACCCACAGTTGGGCGTCAACCCGGCCGTTGAGGCGCAAGGGACGATTCAGCACCGGCGTGGAGTATACCCGCACGTCCGGCCGTGTTTCGATCTCAAGCCCGATATCCACCGGGCCGGCGACGACGTCCGGGTCGAACGGGGCGAAGCGTGAACCGCCGAGGGCTGGCGTCGGATCATCCGGATCGTAGATGAAGGTGTCGGCGCCGCCATCCGCCGGAGGAGTGGCTGAGTCGAGCCCTCCGCCTGGCTGCAGGTACAGCACCAGCTCCTCCCGGGCGATGTCCGTCCAGGAGTCGGCCGCCCGCCAGGCGCTTTCGCCCAACTGGTAATAGCGGACCACCGGTTCCATGTCCCAGCCGTTGGCGAGGCTCCGCAAGTGATGATCCCAGAAGCGCAGGGTGAGCGCGTCGTGAACGCCTACCGCGTCGGGGAACGACAGTTCCCCCTGCTCGGCCTGGTTCATGCCGCCGTGAATCCACGGACCGACGAACAGGTGGTGCAGGTCCCGGACGGCGGGATCGCTCCGTGCGCGAAGCGCCTCGAACGCGGCGAGGATGTCATCGGGAAAATGGTCGAACCAGCCCGTGGCTAGGAGTATGGGCACGGCGGTCTCGGCGGCCAGGTCGCTCTGTGCCGCGGCCACCTGCCAGAACAAGTCATCCTGCGGATGGGCCAGGATGAGGTCGGGATCGGCCAGGCCCAGCCGGGCCATGGACTCGACATGCTCCTTGCGGTAGTCGCCGCCGTAGTAGTAATCCGAGTACGTGGTCAGGAAATCCTTGGCGTAGGGGGCACAGCAGACCAGGTGGGGCGGACGGTGTCGGGCGGTCAGGAACTGGATGTGGCCGAGTGCCGAGTGGCCCCAGGTGCCCACCCTGCCGTTGCACCAGCCTTGGGCGGCGATCCATTCCACGGCGTCATAGCCGTCGAGACCTCGGTCATAGCCCGGAACGGCTGCGGCGGCGGAGCTGTAGAAACCCCGCCAGTCCAGTATCACGTAGTTGTACGCCGGGTCGTAGGGGAACGTGACACCGCCGGTCTCCGGAGGCAGGACGGCCTGCCATCGGTAGAGGTTTTTGTTGTATGGGGTCTGGATCAGGATCACCGGTCTGGGTGGCCCGAGCGTTCCATCAAAGTAGACGTCGGCGGCCAAGAACTGCCCGTCGCGAACCGGAATGGACAGCGGCTGGTACGCGAATTGTCCATCAACGGCCAAAGCGGGAAATCCAGCCACTAACAGCACCGCCAGCAGACGCCACAAACGGGTGACACACCCTTGAACCATCTCAACCTTCATCCGTTGGCTTGAATCTCTCCAGTCGTCCGGACTGCACACCACAACATCCCAACGGCGTGCTTTCAATTGAACCCGCAGGATCGGATGGAGTTTCAATATTTTGGATTCGGGTCAAACTGAACATCTGATTATCCGATCATTCAAATCGATAAAAAACAGGCGACAAAAAACAGAACACCCAAACGTTCAGGCAGTCAATAGTGCGCAAAAGACAAAAAACAATAAA containing:
- a CDS encoding CocE/NonD family hydrolase, with protein sequence MVQGCVTRLWRLLAVLLVAGFPALAVDGQFAYQPLSIPVRDGQFLAADVYFDGTLGPPRPVILIQTPYNKNLYRWQAVLPPETGGVTFPYDPAYNYVILDWRGFYSSAAAAVPGYDRGLDGYDAVEWIAAQGWCNGRVGTWGHSALGHIQFLTARHRPPHLVCCAPYAKDFLTTYSDYYYGGDYRKEHVESMARLGLADPDLILAHPQDDLFWQVAAAQSDLAAETAVPILLATGWFDHFPDDILAAFEALRARSDPAVRDLHHLFVGPWIHGGMNQAEQGELSFPDAVGVHDALTLRFWDHHLRSLANGWDMEPVVRYYQLGESAWRAADSWTDIAREELVLYLQPGGGLDSATPPADGGADTFIYDPDDPTPALGGSRFAPFDPDVVAGPVDIGLEIETRPDVRVYSTPVLNRPLRLNGRVDAQLWVSSDRPDTDFAIRLTDVYLDGRSFILAQGIRRMRFRDSYATEVLMTPGAAYLVTVPLQNLALTLPAGHRLRIVIASADYPHFDRNRNDGGAMYEDGPLLVAANSVHHDAAHPSRLVLQMPSRYDIDGDGRLTVDDRAWLAHTIAANVTVPPTAGSGGDTDGDGRISAVDLLSLHRQIPESD